In Syngnathus acus chromosome 5, fSynAcu1.2, whole genome shotgun sequence, a genomic segment contains:
- the hmces gene encoding abasic site processing protein HMCES isoform X2 encodes MCGRTACTLAPDEVSRACSYRNRRGQRRQPSWREGNADKYRPSYNKTPQSMSPVLLSHRHFDKNAPVDECVLVSMRWGLVPPWFKENDPSKMQYSTSNCRSDNILQKKTYKDPLLKGQRCVILADGFYEWRRQEKEKQPFFIYFPQTHRSCEEKQDPVNESAEAEEPSDEWTGWKLLTMAGLFDCWTPPSGGEPLYTYSVITVNASPNLHSIHDRMPAILAGEEEVRRWLDFGEVKSVDALKLLQSEDILTYHPVSSLVNNSRNNSPECLQPVDLNQKKEPKETASSKMMMSWLASGSSKRKVSDACKSQEKDTDKKDTTSKSTGALQQWLQGANKKTKT; translated from the exons ATGTGTGGAAGGACTGCGTGCACTCTGGCTCCGGATGAGGTGAGCCGAGCCTGCTCGTACAGAAACCGGCGTGGGCAGCGGAGACAGCCTAGTTGGAGGGAGGGTAACGCGGACAAATACCGACCCTCCTACAACAAAACCCCCCAGTCCATGAGCCCCGTGCTGCTGTCACACAGGCACTTTGACAAG aatgcacctgtggaTGAGTGTGTTTTGGTTTCCATGCGTTGGGGCCTGGTCCCTCCCTGGTTTAAGGAAAATGATCCAAGCAAGATGCAGTACAGCACCAGCAATTGTCGCAGTGACAACATCCTGCAGAAAAAGACTTATAAG GACCCTTTACTGAAAGGACAGCGCTGCGTCATCCTCGCCGATGGCTTCTATGAGTGGAGGAGGcaggagaaagaaaagcagCCATTTTTCATCTACTTCCCTCAGACTCACCGGTCCTGTGAGGAGAAACAAGATCCTGTCAATGAGTCAGCAGAG GCAGAAGAACCATCAGATGAGTGGACAGGCTGGAAGTTGTTGACCATGGCAGGACTATTTGACTGCTGGACACCTCCATCTGGTGGCGAGCCCCTCTACACCTACAGTGTAATCACTGTCAACGCTTCCCCCAATCTGCACAGCATCCATGACAG GATGCCAGCCATCTTGGCCGGAGAGGAGGAAGTAAGGCGGTGGCTTGATTTTGGCGAGGTGAAATCTGTGGATGCTTTGAAACTGCTCCAGTCAGAAGACATATTGACCTATCATCCCGTCTCGTCGCTTGTCAATAATTCTCGCAACAACTCTCCGGAGTGCCTTCAGCCTGTAGACCTCAACCAGAAAAAG GAGCCCAAGGAGACAGCTAGCAGCAAGATGATGATGAGCTGGCTGGCGAGTGGCTCTTCAAAGAGGAAGGTGTCGGATGCCTGCAAGAGTCAGGAGAAGGACACGGACAAGAAAGACACAACCAGCAAGTCTACTGGGGCACTTCAGCAGTGGCTGCAAGgagccaacaaaaaaacaaaaacctag
- the LOC119123646 gene encoding urocortin-3-like, protein MRTLGLCFCLALLLPCGIHAQGGSQKAEVADFDEAIRRGALAVDIINRGGVLNTLLRSEHRVLLRPVRAPQVPKRTQPGSRFALSLDVPTSILSVLIDLAKNQDMRTKAAANAELMARVGKKK, encoded by the coding sequence ATGAGGACGTTGGGCTTGTGCTTCTGCCTGGCTCTGCTGCTGCCTTGCGGGATCCACGCTCAGGGGGGCAGTCAGAAGGCAGAAGTCGCTGACTTCGACGAGGCCATCAGGAGAGGCGCGCTGGCAGTCGACATCATAAACCGCGGCGGGGTGTTGAACACGTTGCTCCGCTCCGAGCATCGCGTGCTTCTGCGGCCGGTGCGAGCTCCGCAGGTGCCCAAGAGAACCCAGCCGGGATCCCGCTTCGCCCTGTCCCTTGATGTCCCCACCAGTATTCTCAGCGTCCTCATAGATCTGGCCAAGAACCAGGACATGAGGACCAAAGCGGCAGCCAATGCAGAACTGATGGCGCGGGTTGGCAAGAAGAAATAG
- the hmces gene encoding abasic site processing protein HMCES isoform X1, translating to MCGRTACTLAPDEVSRACSYRNRRGQRRQPSWREGNADKYRPSYNKTPQSMSPVLLSHRHFDKNAPVDECVLVSMRWGLVPPWFKENDPSKMQYSTSNCRSDNILQKKTYKDPLLKGQRCVILADGFYEWRRQEKEKQPFFIYFPQTHRSCEEKQDPVNESAEQAEEPSDEWTGWKLLTMAGLFDCWTPPSGGEPLYTYSVITVNASPNLHSIHDRMPAILAGEEEVRRWLDFGEVKSVDALKLLQSEDILTYHPVSSLVNNSRNNSPECLQPVDLNQKKEPKETASSKMMMSWLASGSSKRKVSDACKSQEKDTDKKDTTSKSTGALQQWLQGANKKTKT from the exons ATGTGTGGAAGGACTGCGTGCACTCTGGCTCCGGATGAGGTGAGCCGAGCCTGCTCGTACAGAAACCGGCGTGGGCAGCGGAGACAGCCTAGTTGGAGGGAGGGTAACGCGGACAAATACCGACCCTCCTACAACAAAACCCCCCAGTCCATGAGCCCCGTGCTGCTGTCACACAGGCACTTTGACAAG aatgcacctgtggaTGAGTGTGTTTTGGTTTCCATGCGTTGGGGCCTGGTCCCTCCCTGGTTTAAGGAAAATGATCCAAGCAAGATGCAGTACAGCACCAGCAATTGTCGCAGTGACAACATCCTGCAGAAAAAGACTTATAAG GACCCTTTACTGAAAGGACAGCGCTGCGTCATCCTCGCCGATGGCTTCTATGAGTGGAGGAGGcaggagaaagaaaagcagCCATTTTTCATCTACTTCCCTCAGACTCACCGGTCCTGTGAGGAGAAACAAGATCCTGTCAATGAGTCAGCAGAG CAGGCAGAAGAACCATCAGATGAGTGGACAGGCTGGAAGTTGTTGACCATGGCAGGACTATTTGACTGCTGGACACCTCCATCTGGTGGCGAGCCCCTCTACACCTACAGTGTAATCACTGTCAACGCTTCCCCCAATCTGCACAGCATCCATGACAG GATGCCAGCCATCTTGGCCGGAGAGGAGGAAGTAAGGCGGTGGCTTGATTTTGGCGAGGTGAAATCTGTGGATGCTTTGAAACTGCTCCAGTCAGAAGACATATTGACCTATCATCCCGTCTCGTCGCTTGTCAATAATTCTCGCAACAACTCTCCGGAGTGCCTTCAGCCTGTAGACCTCAACCAGAAAAAG GAGCCCAAGGAGACAGCTAGCAGCAAGATGATGATGAGCTGGCTGGCGAGTGGCTCTTCAAAGAGGAAGGTGTCGGATGCCTGCAAGAGTCAGGAGAAGGACACGGACAAGAAAGACACAACCAGCAAGTCTACTGGGGCACTTCAGCAGTGGCTGCAAGgagccaacaaaaaaacaaaaacctag
- the LOC119123602 gene encoding tubulin monoglycylase TTLL3-like isoform X2, protein MCHPGLHMSSRPVKEARLNDAGDSDGEDDDVNQEQDPAGLYNLMSRMVRNEMVYFYWTNKRDAINTSILQKEQMTNHFAKAGSFTTKVGLCVNLRSLHWFDSTDPDTFFPRCYRLGARDEKHAFIEDYRRTACTSLLKYIVETAHNVQEEKKNEHMQKSSEPVMVSKMIGTALKVCWDFLESLEHADIDASSETTPSLAKEEWGEFINSYYLLVHAGAKIEISNHLVRRCKSMLQRLADVSPQLDTDGIHNIWIIKPGAKSRGRGIKCAKRLDQILSLVDSDSALIKESKWVVQKYLERPFLVEGTKFDVRQWFLVTDWNPLTVWFYKKCYLRFSTQPYSLDTLDNSVHLCNNSIQKHLRPSHQRHPSIPEDNMWSADQFITFLSGRGYKTQWENVVVPGMKKSIIHALQSAQDLVDSRKNTFELYGADFMLGGDFHPWLIEINASPTMAPSTPITARLCAAVQEDTLRVVLDRRANKSADTGDFELIYHQAGVDIPQYVGVNLFIEGFRLNGTCLLPPLRPFKRSVPKYHGTKKEIASEKVKSLPKVVKSANTPVKNISNRILPPPVPQPSVPIPLETFTLQLPKTAHISVHLPVDACSHSVSLWRRGL, encoded by the exons ATGTGTCACCCCGGCCTCCACATGTCCTCACGTCCTGTTAAAGAGGCCCGCTTGAACGATGCCGGTGACAGCGACGGTGAAGACG ATGATGTCAACCAAGAGCAGGATCCGGCCGGACTGTACAATCTTATG TCTCGCATGGTGCGGAATGAAATGGTTTATTTCTACTGGACAAATAAAAGAGATGCCATCAACACCAGTATCTTGCAGAAAGAACAGATGACTAACCATTTTGCCAAAGCAGGCAGCTTCACCACTAAG GTGGGCTTGTGTGTGAACCTGAGAAGTCTGCATTGGTTTGACTCAACAGACCCGGACACTTTCTTTCCTCGTTGTTACAGACTTGGAGCCCGGGATGAGAAGCATGCTTTCATTG AGGACTACAGGAGGACAGCCTGCACCAGTCTTTTGAAGTACATTGTGGAGACAGCACATAATGTTcaggaagagaagaagaacGAGCACATGCAAA AATCATCGGAGCCCGTGATGGTTTCCAAAATGATCGGCACAGCTCTCAAAGTGTGTTGGGATTTTCTCGAGAGTTTGGAGCACGCTGACATTGACGCTAGCTCGGAGACAACGCCATCCCTTGCTAAGGAGGAGTGGGGGGAATTTATCAACAGCTACTACTTGCTTGTTCA TGCCGGAGCCAAAATTGAGATCAGCAATCATTTAGTAAGACGTTGTAAGTCCATGCTGCAGAGACTGGCTGACGTCAGTCCACAACTGGACACAGATGGCATCCACAACATCTGGATCATCAAGCCAGGAGCCAAGTCCAGAGGCAGAG GTATCAAATGTGCCAAGCGTTTGGATCAGATCCTCAGCCTGGTGGACAGCGATTCAGCCTTGATCAAGGAGAGCAAGTGGGTGGTGCAGAAGTACTTGGAGCGTCCCTTCTTAGTGGAGGGGACCAAGTTTGATGTGCGCCAGTGGTTTCTGGTAACAGATTGGAACCCTCTCACCGTGTGGTTTTATAAGAAGTGCTACTTACGCTTCTCTACGCAGCCTTATTCGTTGGACACGCTGGACAA CTCTGTGCACTTGTGCAATAATTCCATCCAAAAGCATCTGAGACCTTCTCATCAACGCCATCCCAGCATCCCAGAAGACAACATGTGGTCAGCCGACCAGTTCATAACCTTCCTGTCTGGTCGGGGTTACAAAACTCAGTGGGAAAATGTGGTTGTGCCCGGGATGAAGAAGTCTATTATCCATGCATTGCAGAGCGCGCAAGATCTTGTGGATTCACGAAAAAACACCTTTGAGCTTTACGGGGCTGACTTTATGTTAG GCGGTGACTTCCATCCATGGCTGATTGAAATCAATGCCAGTCCCACCATGGCCCCCTCTACACCCATCACTGCCCGTCTTTGTGCGGCTGTGCAGGAGGACACGCTGCGCGTCGTCCTCGACCGCAGAGCAAACAAATCAGCGGACACGGGAGACTTTGAGCTCATATATCACCAG GCAGGAGTAGATATACCGCAGtatgtaggagtcaatttatttattgaggGCTTCAGGCTCAATGGCACCTGTCTGCTTCCTCCTCTGAGACCTTTCAAGCGCTCAGTCCCAAAGTATCATGGCACCAAAAAGGAGATTGCTTCAGAAAAAGTCAAGTCTTTGCCAAAAGTTGTTAAGAGTGCCAATACTCCTGTCAAAAACATCTCAAACAGaattcttcctcctcctgttcCTCAGCCATCAGTGCCCATCCCTCTTGAAACATTCACACTTCAACTGCCGAAGACGGCACACATATCCGTCCACCTACCTGTTGATGCTTGCTCGCATTCTGTCTCTTTGTGGCGAAGGGGCTTGTAG
- the LOC119123602 gene encoding tubulin monoglycylase TTLL3-like isoform X1: MVQQCQSQVEIKTLQTTSPPFRHAVRLPALNSERLKTAKAIVEKTVKLHKVFSIQGPYPVIRASLRARGWLEKRMCHPGLHMSSRPVKEARLNDAGDSDGEDDDVNQEQDPAGLYNLMSRMVRNEMVYFYWTNKRDAINTSILQKEQMTNHFAKAGSFTTKVGLCVNLRSLHWFDSTDPDTFFPRCYRLGARDEKHAFIEDYRRTACTSLLKYIVETAHNVQEEKKNEHMQKSSEPVMVSKMIGTALKVCWDFLESLEHADIDASSETTPSLAKEEWGEFINSYYLLVHAGAKIEISNHLVRRCKSMLQRLADVSPQLDTDGIHNIWIIKPGAKSRGRGIKCAKRLDQILSLVDSDSALIKESKWVVQKYLERPFLVEGTKFDVRQWFLVTDWNPLTVWFYKKCYLRFSTQPYSLDTLDNSVHLCNNSIQKHLRPSHQRHPSIPEDNMWSADQFITFLSGRGYKTQWENVVVPGMKKSIIHALQSAQDLVDSRKNTFELYGADFMLGGDFHPWLIEINASPTMAPSTPITARLCAAVQEDTLRVVLDRRANKSADTGDFELIYHQAGVDIPQYVGVNLFIEGFRLNGTCLLPPLRPFKRSVPKYHGTKKEIASEKVKSLPKVVKSANTPVKNISNRILPPPVPQPSVPIPLETFTLQLPKTAHISVHLPVDACSHSVSLWRRGL; encoded by the exons ATGGTCCAGCAATGCCAAAGTCAAGTTGAAATCAAAACACTGCAAACGA cgTCACCACCATTTCGACACGCTGTCCGCTTGCCTGCTCTCAACTCAGAGAGACTAAAGACAGCCAAGGCCATAGTGGAAAAAACTGTCAAG TTGCATAAAGTGTTCTCCATTCAGGGCCCTTACCCGGTAATTCGGGCCTCATTGCGGGCCAGAGGCTGGCTGGAGAAGCGGATGTGTCACCCCGGCCTCCACATGTCCTCACGTCCTGTTAAAGAGGCCCGCTTGAACGATGCCGGTGACAGCGACGGTGAAGACG ATGATGTCAACCAAGAGCAGGATCCGGCCGGACTGTACAATCTTATG TCTCGCATGGTGCGGAATGAAATGGTTTATTTCTACTGGACAAATAAAAGAGATGCCATCAACACCAGTATCTTGCAGAAAGAACAGATGACTAACCATTTTGCCAAAGCAGGCAGCTTCACCACTAAG GTGGGCTTGTGTGTGAACCTGAGAAGTCTGCATTGGTTTGACTCAACAGACCCGGACACTTTCTTTCCTCGTTGTTACAGACTTGGAGCCCGGGATGAGAAGCATGCTTTCATTG AGGACTACAGGAGGACAGCCTGCACCAGTCTTTTGAAGTACATTGTGGAGACAGCACATAATGTTcaggaagagaagaagaacGAGCACATGCAAA AATCATCGGAGCCCGTGATGGTTTCCAAAATGATCGGCACAGCTCTCAAAGTGTGTTGGGATTTTCTCGAGAGTTTGGAGCACGCTGACATTGACGCTAGCTCGGAGACAACGCCATCCCTTGCTAAGGAGGAGTGGGGGGAATTTATCAACAGCTACTACTTGCTTGTTCA TGCCGGAGCCAAAATTGAGATCAGCAATCATTTAGTAAGACGTTGTAAGTCCATGCTGCAGAGACTGGCTGACGTCAGTCCACAACTGGACACAGATGGCATCCACAACATCTGGATCATCAAGCCAGGAGCCAAGTCCAGAGGCAGAG GTATCAAATGTGCCAAGCGTTTGGATCAGATCCTCAGCCTGGTGGACAGCGATTCAGCCTTGATCAAGGAGAGCAAGTGGGTGGTGCAGAAGTACTTGGAGCGTCCCTTCTTAGTGGAGGGGACCAAGTTTGATGTGCGCCAGTGGTTTCTGGTAACAGATTGGAACCCTCTCACCGTGTGGTTTTATAAGAAGTGCTACTTACGCTTCTCTACGCAGCCTTATTCGTTGGACACGCTGGACAA CTCTGTGCACTTGTGCAATAATTCCATCCAAAAGCATCTGAGACCTTCTCATCAACGCCATCCCAGCATCCCAGAAGACAACATGTGGTCAGCCGACCAGTTCATAACCTTCCTGTCTGGTCGGGGTTACAAAACTCAGTGGGAAAATGTGGTTGTGCCCGGGATGAAGAAGTCTATTATCCATGCATTGCAGAGCGCGCAAGATCTTGTGGATTCACGAAAAAACACCTTTGAGCTTTACGGGGCTGACTTTATGTTAG GCGGTGACTTCCATCCATGGCTGATTGAAATCAATGCCAGTCCCACCATGGCCCCCTCTACACCCATCACTGCCCGTCTTTGTGCGGCTGTGCAGGAGGACACGCTGCGCGTCGTCCTCGACCGCAGAGCAAACAAATCAGCGGACACGGGAGACTTTGAGCTCATATATCACCAG GCAGGAGTAGATATACCGCAGtatgtaggagtcaatttatttattgaggGCTTCAGGCTCAATGGCACCTGTCTGCTTCCTCCTCTGAGACCTTTCAAGCGCTCAGTCCCAAAGTATCATGGCACCAAAAAGGAGATTGCTTCAGAAAAAGTCAAGTCTTTGCCAAAAGTTGTTAAGAGTGCCAATACTCCTGTCAAAAACATCTCAAACAGaattcttcctcctcctgttcCTCAGCCATCAGTGCCCATCCCTCTTGAAACATTCACACTTCAACTGCCGAAGACGGCACACATATCCGTCCACCTACCTGTTGATGCTTGCTCGCATTCTGTCTCTTTGTGGCGAAGGGGCTTGTAG
- the LOC119123631 gene encoding cell death activator CIDE-3-like isoform X3, translating to MRATAGRIQLTSCRALSSVMDYALKSLNLLTQSSLKCVSASASVTQQLLSRQVSRPKPFRVTNADRSLKKGIMADALEDLMNKVSDSLNVLCASSLVLDEDGTGVDTEDFFTTLPDNTVLMVLEKGEKWTPSQNGLSRDQLSKRRPQQRTDVAKVTFDLYKNNPSDFIGCLNVKATLYGVYSLSYEVRCYEAKRMLKEALRWTVFSMQATGHILLSSSWYMEQLMEREEEEEEDEDDDEHEQVEDRPEKALLLHRESRICQLQRFLLRRATY from the exons ATGCGGGCAACTGCAGGGAGGATACAATTAACAA GTTGCCGAGCACTTTCTTCAGTGATGGATTATGCTCTGAAGTCTCTCAACCTCCTGACTCAgtcttccttaaa GTGTGTGTCAGCTAGTGCATCCGTAACCCAGCAGCTTCTATCAAGACAAGTATCTCGGCCAAAACCTTTTCGAGTGACTAATGCCGATCGTAGTTTGAAGAAGGGCATCATGGCGGATGCGTTAGAAGACCTGATGAACAAG GTGAGCGACTCACTAAATGTGCTGTGTGCCAGTAGCCTGGTCCTGGATGAAGATGGCACAGGTGTGGACACCGAGGATTTCTTCACAACACTGCCTGACAACACTGTTCTCATGGTGCTGGAGAAAGGAGAGAAGTGGACCCCATCACAG AACGGCCTCTCGAGAGACCAGCTCAGTAAACGCAGGCCACAGCAACGGACAGATGTGGCCaaggtgacctttgacctgtaCAAGAACAACCCCAGTGATTTCATCGGCTGCTTGAATGTCAAAGCAACACTGTACGGTGTTTACTCCTTGTCTTATGAAGTGCGCTGTTATGAGGCCAAGAGGATGTTGAA GGAGGCTTTGCGATGGACAGTCTTCTCCATGCAGGCGACTGGCCACATCCTGCTAAGCTCCTCCTGGTACATGGAGCAGCTAATGGaacgggaggaggaggaggaggaggacgaggatgaCGACGAGCACGAGCAAGTAGAGGACCGACCAGAGAAGGCCCTGTTGCTCCATCGGGAAAGCCGTATCTGTCAGTTGCAGCGCTTTCTCTTACGTCGGGCAACCTACTGA
- the LOC119123617 gene encoding cytochrome b-c1 complex subunit 1, mitochondrial: protein MAASVCRVGSTVGRVLAKTRSPLLLSLRRGQASVSYAQSLLGAPETRLTALDNGLRVASEETGHATCTVGLWISAGSRYESEKNNGTGFFLEHLAFKGTKKYPQTALEQQVESMGAHLSAYTSREHTAYYMKTLAKDLPKAVELLSEMVQGCSLSEEEIEQQRGVVLRELEEMENNHQEVCLDLLHATAYQGTALGHSPLGPSNTARTITRQDLVEYVNSHYKAPRMVLAAAGGVNHEELVALAQTHFSGLSFEYEGDAVPVLSPCRFTGSEIRFRDDGLPLAHIAIAVEAPGAASPDIVPLMVANAIIGSYDLTCGGGKNMSSRLARLAAEENLCHSFQTFLSSYNDTGLLGIYFVTDKLSIDDMMHWSQNSWMNVCTTVTESDVARGKNALKASLVGQLNGTTPICDDIGRHILNYGRRIPLAEWDARIDAVTPRMVRDICSKYIYDKCPAVAAVGPIEQLPDYNRMRSAMYWLRF, encoded by the exons ATGGCGGCGTCAGTGTGCCGAGTCGGGAGCACCGTGGGTCGTGTACTCGCCAAAACCCGCAGT CCCCTCCTGCTGTCTCTGAGGCGTGGCCAAGCCTCAGTCAGCTATGCCCAAAGCCTACTGGGAGCCCCTGAAACTCGTCTCACTGCCCTGGATAATGGCTTGAGGGTCGCATCGGAAGAGACGGGACATGCTACGTGCACT GTCGGACTGTGGATCAGTGCTGGCAGTCGCTATGAGAGCGAAAAGAACAATGGGACAGGGTTTTTCCTGGAGCACCTGGCTTTTAAG GGCACCAAGAAGTACCCTCAGACAGCTTTAGagcagcaggtggagtctATGGGTGCTCACTTGAGTGCTTACACATCCCGGGAACATACCGCTTACTACATGAAGACCTTGGCTAAAGACTTGCCTAAAG CTGTGGAGCTGCTTTCGGAGATGGTGCAGGGCTGCTCGCTGAGCGAGGAGGAGATTGAGCAGCAGCGGGGTGTGGTGCTGCGCGAACTGgaagaaatggaaaacaacCATCAGGAAGTTTGCCTGGACCTGCTGCATGCAACCGCCTACCAGGGTACTGCACTGGGACACAGTCCACTTGGACCATCCAACACCGCcag AACTATCACCCGCCAGGATCTAGTGGAATACGTCAACAGCCATTACAAGGCTCCCCGCATGGTTCTGGCTGCAGCTGGAG GTGTGAACCATGAGGAGCTTGTGGCGTTGGCCCAGACTCACTTCAGTGGACTGTCCTTCGAATACGAGGGAGATGCCGTTCCTGTGTTGTCACCCTGCAGATTTACAGGCAGTGAG ATCCGCTTCCGTGACGATGGTCTGCCCCTGGCCCACATCGCCATCGCCGTGGAGGCCCCCGGCGCTGCTAGCCCGGACATCGTGCCTCTCATGGTGGCCAACGCCATCATCGGAAGCTATGACCTCACCTGTGGCGGCGGAAAG AACATGAGCAGCCGTTTGGCTCGCCTGGCGGCGGAGGAGAACCTGTGTCACAGCTTCCAGACATTCCTCTCGTCCTACAATGACACCGGCCTGCTGGGCATTTACTTTGTGACAGATAAGCTCAGCATTGACGACATGATGCACTGGTCCCAGAATTCCTG GATGAATGTGTGCACCACGGTCACAGAGAGTGATGTCGCCAGAGGCAAGAATGCGCTGAAGGCCAGTTTGGTGGGACAGCTCAATG gaACAACACCGATCTGTGACGACATCGGCAGGCACATTCTGAACTATGGCCGGCGCATCCCCCTGGCCGAGTGGGACGCTCGCATCGAC GCCGTGACCCCCAGGATGGTGCGTGACATCTGCTCCAAATACATCTACGATAAGTGTCCGGCTGTGGCAGCTGTCG GCCCCATTGAGCAGCTGCCCGACTACAATAGAATGCGCAGTGCAATGTACTGGCTGAGGTTTTAA
- the LOC119123631 gene encoding cell death activator CIDE-3-like isoform X2, whose translation MDYALKSLNLLTQSSLKCVSASASVTQQLLSRQVSRPKPFRVTNADRSLKKGIMADALEDLMNKVSDSLNVLCASSLVLDEDGTGVDTEDFFTTLPDNTVLMVLEKGEKWTPSQNGLSRDQLSKRRPQQRTDVAKVTFDLYKNNPSDFIGCLNVKATLYGVYSLSYEVRCYEAKRMLKEALRWTVFSMQATGHILLSSSWYMEQLMEREEEEEEDEDDDEHEQVEDRPEKALLLHRESRISCVGKSGARSSRRNWQQVQLSLHPACLIVPWLLLPCQLQLAGGRKKRQLRAGGRKSY comes from the exons ATGGATTATGCTCTGAAGTCTCTCAACCTCCTGACTCAgtcttccttaaa GTGTGTGTCAGCTAGTGCATCCGTAACCCAGCAGCTTCTATCAAGACAAGTATCTCGGCCAAAACCTTTTCGAGTGACTAATGCCGATCGTAGTTTGAAGAAGGGCATCATGGCGGATGCGTTAGAAGACCTGATGAACAAG GTGAGCGACTCACTAAATGTGCTGTGTGCCAGTAGCCTGGTCCTGGATGAAGATGGCACAGGTGTGGACACCGAGGATTTCTTCACAACACTGCCTGACAACACTGTTCTCATGGTGCTGGAGAAAGGAGAGAAGTGGACCCCATCACAG AACGGCCTCTCGAGAGACCAGCTCAGTAAACGCAGGCCACAGCAACGGACAGATGTGGCCaaggtgacctttgacctgtaCAAGAACAACCCCAGTGATTTCATCGGCTGCTTGAATGTCAAAGCAACACTGTACGGTGTTTACTCCTTGTCTTATGAAGTGCGCTGTTATGAGGCCAAGAGGATGTTGAA GGAGGCTTTGCGATGGACAGTCTTCTCCATGCAGGCGACTGGCCACATCCTGCTAAGCTCCTCCTGGTACATGGAGCAGCTAATGGaacgggaggaggaggaggaggaggacgaggatgaCGACGAGCACGAGCAAGTAGAGGACCGACCAGAGAAGGCCCTGTTGCTCCATCGGGAAAGCCGTATCT CCTGTGTGGGGAAAAGCGGAGCTCGGTCAAGTCGGCGTAATTGGCAACAGGTTCAGCTGTCTCTCCACCCTGCTTGCCTAATTGTCCCCTGGCTGCTTCTGCCCTGTCAGCTGCAGCTGGctggaggaagaaagaaaagacagtTGAGGGCTGGAGGAAGGAAATCTTACTGA
- the LOC119123631 gene encoding cell death activator CIDE-3-like isoform X1 — translation MRATAGRIQLTSCRALSSVMDYALKSLNLLTQSSLKCVSASASVTQQLLSRQVSRPKPFRVTNADRSLKKGIMADALEDLMNKVSDSLNVLCASSLVLDEDGTGVDTEDFFTTLPDNTVLMVLEKGEKWTPSQNGLSRDQLSKRRPQQRTDVAKVTFDLYKNNPSDFIGCLNVKATLYGVYSLSYEVRCYEAKRMLKEALRWTVFSMQATGHILLSSSWYMEQLMEREEEEEEDEDDDEHEQVEDRPEKALLLHRESRISCVGKSGARSSRRNWQQVQLSLHPACLIVPWLLLPCQLQLAGGRKKRQLRAGGRKSY, via the exons ATGCGGGCAACTGCAGGGAGGATACAATTAACAA GTTGCCGAGCACTTTCTTCAGTGATGGATTATGCTCTGAAGTCTCTCAACCTCCTGACTCAgtcttccttaaa GTGTGTGTCAGCTAGTGCATCCGTAACCCAGCAGCTTCTATCAAGACAAGTATCTCGGCCAAAACCTTTTCGAGTGACTAATGCCGATCGTAGTTTGAAGAAGGGCATCATGGCGGATGCGTTAGAAGACCTGATGAACAAG GTGAGCGACTCACTAAATGTGCTGTGTGCCAGTAGCCTGGTCCTGGATGAAGATGGCACAGGTGTGGACACCGAGGATTTCTTCACAACACTGCCTGACAACACTGTTCTCATGGTGCTGGAGAAAGGAGAGAAGTGGACCCCATCACAG AACGGCCTCTCGAGAGACCAGCTCAGTAAACGCAGGCCACAGCAACGGACAGATGTGGCCaaggtgacctttgacctgtaCAAGAACAACCCCAGTGATTTCATCGGCTGCTTGAATGTCAAAGCAACACTGTACGGTGTTTACTCCTTGTCTTATGAAGTGCGCTGTTATGAGGCCAAGAGGATGTTGAA GGAGGCTTTGCGATGGACAGTCTTCTCCATGCAGGCGACTGGCCACATCCTGCTAAGCTCCTCCTGGTACATGGAGCAGCTAATGGaacgggaggaggaggaggaggaggacgaggatgaCGACGAGCACGAGCAAGTAGAGGACCGACCAGAGAAGGCCCTGTTGCTCCATCGGGAAAGCCGTATCT CCTGTGTGGGGAAAAGCGGAGCTCGGTCAAGTCGGCGTAATTGGCAACAGGTTCAGCTGTCTCTCCACCCTGCTTGCCTAATTGTCCCCTGGCTGCTTCTGCCCTGTCAGCTGCAGCTGGctggaggaagaaagaaaagacagtTGAGGGCTGGAGGAAGGAAATCTTACTGA